A genomic stretch from Solanum stenotomum isolate F172 chromosome 8, ASM1918654v1, whole genome shotgun sequence includes:
- the LOC125872603 gene encoding serine/threonine-protein phosphatase PP1 isozyme 2, producing MAQNGQGIEPAVLDDIINRLLEFRNVRTVRQVQLSEAEIRSLCTAARAIFLQQPNLLELEAPIKICGDIHGQYGDLLRLFEYGGFPPQSNYLFLGDYVDRGKQSLETICLLLAYKIKYPENFFLLRGNHECASINRIYGFYDECKRRFNVRLWKVFTDCFNCLPVAALIDDKILCMHGGLSPDLTDMDLIRNLPRPTDVPDSGLLCDLLWSDPSREVKGWGMNDRGVSYTFGPDKVAEFLMQQDMDLVCRAHQVVEDGYEFFAERQLVTVFSAPNYCGEFDNAGAMMSVDENLMCSFQILKPADRKPRFL from the exons ATGGCTCAAAATGGGCAGGGGATAGAACCTGCGGTTCTTGATGACATAATTAACAGGCTATTGGAGTTTAGGAATGTAAGAACTGTTAGACAGGTTCAGCTTTCAGAGGCTGAGATTCGTTCTCTCTGTACTGCTGCAAGAGCAATCTTTCTTCAGCAGCCCAATCTCTTGGAGCTTGAAGCCCCTATCAAGATCTGTg GTGATATTCATGGACAGTATGGTGATCTTCTGAGGCTTTTTGAATATGGTGGATTCCCACCCCAGtctaattacttgtttttaGGGGACTATGTGGATCGTGGCAAACAGAGTTTGGAGACTATATGCCTTCTACTTGCTTACAAAATTAAATACCCAGAGAACTTCTTTCTGTTAAGAGGGAATCATGAGTGTGCTTCTATTAACCGGATATACGGATTTTATGATGAATGTAAGCGCCGATTCAATGTGAGGCTGTGGAAAGTCTTCACTGATTGTTTCAACTGTCTTCCCGTGGCAGCTCTCATAGATGATAAAATACTTTGCATGCATGGTGGCCTTTCTCCTGATCTAACAGACATGGATCTGATACGAAATTTACCGCGTCCAACAGATGTTCCCGATTCTGGTTTGCTTTGTGATTTACTTTGGTCAGATCCTAGTAGAGAAGTTAAAGGTTGGGGAATGAATGACAGGGGCGTCTCATATACCTTTGGTCCTGATAAAGTGGCAGAGTTCTTGATGCAACAAGATATGGACCTTGTTTGTCGTGCCCATCAG GTTGTGGAGGACGGTTATGAATTTTTTGCTGAAAGGCAGCTAGTTACAGTATTTTCTGCACCAAACTACTGTGGCGAATTTGATAATGCTGGTGCAATGATGAGTGTGGATGAAAATCTGATGTGCTCTTTCCAGATTTTGAAGCCAGCAGATAGAAAACCTCGGTTCTTGTGA
- the LOC125872596 gene encoding extensin-like, translating to MKLITFFALFFLLQSTTILSFVATDYSVATSQYGGNTSSPITSQSPPYHGYQPANSPSTPPPRHAPPHHAHPPLSHGHIPQFVGSPPPPSPLYSQPSPPPHSLHSHGHAPPPKGHTPPKGHHQPSPPSHYAHSPPPTPIYSPPQVQPPPPTYSSPPPPYSQPSPSPHSPPSHRYSPPPKGHTPPRGHNPPRHHQPSPPSHHGHPPPTHAQPPPTPIYLPSPQVQPSPPTYSPHPSTYPPPSHLPPSHGHVPPPKGHKPPRRHHTHSPPSHHGHPPPTYSQPPSPPTYSSPPPAQSPPPPPTYSPPPPAQSLPPPLPTYSPPLPAKSPLHLPTYSPSPPVQSPPPPPTHSLPPSTYPSPPPAQSPPPPPAYSSHPPAQSPPPPSPIYSPPQPLAPLPPTYSPPLLTSPPPPTHSPPLPAYSPPPPWTTYSPLSSPYGLPLSTP from the exons ATGAAGCTAATCACTTTTTTCGCCTTGTTTTTCCTACTACAAAGCACTACTATTCTTTCTTTTGTTGCTACAGACTATTCTGTAGCGACATCACAATATGGTGGTAACACTTCTTCGCCTATTACTAGCCAATCACCACCTTATCATGGCTATCAACCGGCTAATTCTCCAAGTACACCACCTCCGAGGCATGCTCCACCACACCATGCCCACCCACCACTTTCCCATGGTCATATACCACAATTTGTTGGTAGTCCTCC ACCTCCATCACCTCTATATTCACAACCATCGCCGCCGCCACACTCATTACATTCACATGGACATGCTCCACCCCCTAAAGGGCATACGCCACCTAAAGGACATCATCAACCTTCACCCCCAAGTCATTATGCACATTCTCCACCACCAACACCAATTTACTCTCCTCCTCAAGTGCAACCTCCACCACCGACTTATTCATCTCCTCCACCTCCATATTCACAACCATCACCGTCACCACATTCACCGCCCTCACATAGATATTCACCACCTCCTAAAGGGCACACACCACCTAGAGGACATAATCCACCAAGACATCATCAACCTTCACCTCCGAGTCATCATGGACATCCTCCTCCTACACATGCACAACCACCACCAACTCCAATTTACTTGCCTTCACCTCAAGTGCAACCTTCACCTCCGACTTATTCACCTCATCCATCTACATACCCACCACCATCACACTTGCCACCTTCACATGGACATGTACCACCTCCTAAAGGGCACAAACCACCTAGAAGACATCATACACATTCACCTCCGAGTCATCATGGACATCCTCCACCAACATACTCGCAGCCACCATCTCCACCAACGTACTCTTCTCCCCCACCTGCACAatcacctccacctccaccaaCATACTCCCCTCCTCCACCTGCACAATCGCTACCACCACCTCTACCAACGTACTCCCCTCCTCTACCTGCAAAATCACCACTACATCTACCAACATATTCCCCTTCTCCACCTGTACAATCACCACCACCTCCACCAACACACTCTCTTCCTCCATCAACATATCCCTCTCCCCCACCTGCACAATCACCACCACCTCCACCAGCATACTCCTCTCATCCACCTGCACAATCACCACCTCCACCATCACCAATTTACTCGCCTCCACAACCATTAGCCCCTCTTCCACCTACATACTCACCACCACTACTAACTTCTCCTCCTCCACCAACACATTCGCCTCCTCTCCCTGCTTACTCTCCACCTCCACCATGGACTACATATTCTCCCCTTTCTTCTCCATACGGTCTTCCACTAAGCACTCCATAA
- the LOC125872604 gene encoding methylsterol monooxygenase 2-2 encodes MASVIESAWTYLITNFNDFQLACLGSFFLHESVFFLSGLPFILLERAGWLSKYKIQTKNNTPAAQEKCITRLLLYHFCVNLPLMMASYPVFKLMGMRNTLPLPSWKVISTQVLFYFILEDFVFYWGHRILHTKWLYKHVHSVHHEYATPFGLTSEYAHPAEILFLGFATIVGPIITGPHLITLWLWMILRVLETVEAHCGYHFPWSLSNFLPLYGGADFHDYHHRLLYTKSGNYSSTFVYMDWLFGTDKGYRRLKVLKSDACEAEGKEM; translated from the exons ATGGCTTCCGTGATTGAATCTGCTTGGACG TATCTGATTACAAATTTCAATGACTTCCAATTGGCTTGTCTTGGAAGTTTCTTTCTTCATGAAAGTGTCTTCTTCTTGTCTGGACTTCCTTTCATTCTTCTAGAAAGGGCAGGATGGTTGAGCAAATACAAAATTCAG acaaaaaataatactcctGCAGCTCAGGAGAAATGTATCACTCGCCTGTTGCTATATCACTTTTGTGTTAATCTCCCACTTATGATGGCATCCTATCCAGTCTTTAAATTAATGGGGATGCGAAATACTCTTCCGTTGCCGTCCTG GAAAGTGATCTCTACGCAagtattattctattttatccTGGAGGATTTTGTATTCTATTGGGGACACAGGATTTTACATACTAAATGGCTCTACAAGCATGTCCACAGTGTCCATCACGA GTATGCAACACCATTTGGATTGACCTCTGAATATGCTCACCCTGCTGAAATTCTTTTTCTTGGATTTGCTACAATAGTTGGTCCAATCATCACTGGGCCCCATTTGATAACATTATGGTTGTGGATGATACTTAGAGTCCTTGAGACAGTTGAAGCACATTGTGGTTACCATTTCCCCTGGAGCCTCTCAAACTTCTTGCCATTATATGGGGG GGCTGATTTTCATGACTATCATCACCGACTGCTCTATACAAAGTCTGGAAATTATTCTTCAACATTTGTTTACATGGACTG GCTATTTGGTACTGACAAGGGTTACAGAAGATTGAAGGTGCTGAAGAGTGATGCATGTGAAGCTGAGGGGAAAGAAATGTAG
- the LOC125872597 gene encoding probable protein phosphatase 2C 24, with the protein MAEVCFGVVTETDSSSPCESSSRAVRRRRMELRKIKVIAGVTQPGTENGIKRPKLKLISGSVSRICDNAVESSSTDDDEEQLRLVETKGSPPTIILTPFLGPSNSTLLVQSVAYPKFGFASVCGRRRDMEDAVAIHPSFCQMEQGNSGELHYFAVYDGHGCSHVATKCKERLHELVKEELENKEGDHEEWEHSMNRSFNRMDKEVIEWNNSVTGATCRCELHTPECDAVGSTAVVAVVTPDKIIVANCGDSRAILCRNGKAIPLSNDQKPDRPDELNRIQEAGGRVIYWDGPRVSGVLAMSRAIGDNYLKPYVICVPEVTVTDRTAEDDCLILASDGLWDVVSNDTACGVAGMCLQRNASPASTPGNGADGEMNSDQCCSDASMLLTKLALARRSYDNVSVVVVDLKHCT; encoded by the exons ATGGCAGAGGTCTGTTTTGGAGTTGTAACTGAAACTGATTCATCGTCACCGTGTGAATCAAGTTCACGGGCGGTGAGGAGGAGGAGAATGGAGCTTCGAAAGATAAAAGTCATCGCTGGAGTAACTCAACCCGGAACAGAGAATGGAATTAAACGTCCAAAATTGAAACTTATTTCCGGTTCTGTTTCAAGGATTTGTGATAACGCTGTGGAAAGTTCTAGCACCGACGATGATGAAGAACAACTGAGATTAGTAGAGACGAAAGGGTCACCGCCAACTATTATTTTGACTCCATTTTTGGGTCCTTCGAATTCTACTCTCCTTGTTCAATCAGTGGCTTACCCAAAGTTTGGCTTCGCCTCTGTTTGTGGAAGGAGGAGAGATATGGAAGATGCAGTCGCAATTCATCCTTCATTTTGCCAAATGGAACAAGGAAACAGTGGAGAATTGCATTACTTTGCCGTTTACGATGGTCACGGCTGCTCTCAT GTGGCGACCAAGTGTAAAGAGAGGTTACACGAGCTGGTGAAGGAGGAGCTGGAGAACAAAGAAGGAGATCATGAAGAGTGGGAGCATTCAATGAACCGAAGCTTCAATCGAATGGACAAAGAAGTGATTGAATGGAACAATAGCGTAACCGGCGCCACATGCCGGTGCGAACTTCATACACCGGAATGTGACGCCGTCGGTTCAACGGCGGTAGTCGCAGTTGTTACGCCGGACAAGATTATTGTCGCGAATTGTGGTGATTCCAGAGCTATTCTTTGCCGAAATGGCAAAGCTATTCCTCTTTCTAACGATCAAAAA CCGGATCGTCCGGATGAACTTAACCGCATCCAGGAAGCTGGTGGCAGAGTAATCTACTGGGACGGCCCTCGTGTTTCAGGTGTTTTGGCTATGTCAAGAGCCATTG GTGATAATTATTTGAAGCCGTATGTGATCTGCGTGCCAGAAGTGACGGTAACTGATCGCACGGCGGAGGATGACTGTTTGATTTTAGCAAGTGACGGATTATGGGACGTAGTCTCAAACGACACTGCATGTGGCGTTGCCGGGATGTGCCTGCAAAGGAATGCATCGCCGGCGTCTACACCGGGAAATGGAGCCGACGGCGAGATGAATTCCGACCAATGTTGCTCTGATGCATCGATGCTTTTGACTAAACTAGCCCTTGCTAGGCGGAGCTACGACAACGTCAGCGTTGTCGTGGTTGATCTGAAGCACTGCACGTAG